The following are from one region of the Paenibacillus sp. KS-LC4 genome:
- a CDS encoding glycosyltransferase family 4 protein: MGNGDARADVTILTHSYLNAYQQQYTRPFGGGLERYVGLLCRTIARMGLRPLVYQLSYYGEFFTSYEGSPVRGWTYEVDALAAAFERMADAAEGLIIYASCIWQPIAYRPGSIGICHGINWDYSRMELKTKANIAAIIGSAIRQLDLIVSVDSHFQTYCRATCEFDDSSKIALLPNSVDTSRFLPKNETSANRLSPKDVEGHAYEKKQTDYKPLRVLYPRRLSYERGVVAMMLVTDKLLNRFANVTVEFAGELLEHTPVAAAFQLWLEAQPHKERILVRTYSFDNVLAAYHAADIAVIPTLYSEGTSLSCLEAMSCGVPVVATDIGGLNDIVIDGLNGRLVPPRWVPIYEAICDLLGDASLRSEMGASARQTALAFDEARWSSRWERLIAAQLEKLGRNAET, translated from the coding sequence ATGGGCAATGGGGATGCACGGGCTGACGTTACGATATTGACCCATAGCTATTTGAATGCCTATCAGCAGCAGTATACCCGTCCCTTCGGCGGCGGGCTTGAGCGTTATGTAGGACTGCTGTGCCGCACCATTGCAAGGATGGGACTGCGCCCGCTCGTCTACCAGCTCTCTTATTATGGTGAATTCTTCACCAGCTACGAAGGGAGTCCAGTCCGCGGCTGGACCTATGAGGTGGACGCATTGGCTGCCGCCTTCGAGCGTATGGCGGATGCCGCTGAGGGTCTTATTATATATGCGAGCTGCATTTGGCAGCCCATTGCTTATCGTCCCGGCAGCATCGGCATCTGCCACGGCATCAACTGGGATTACAGCCGCATGGAGCTGAAAACGAAAGCGAACATCGCCGCCATAATCGGCAGCGCCATCCGCCAGCTCGACCTGATCGTGTCGGTCGACTCGCATTTTCAAACCTATTGCCGCGCCACCTGCGAGTTTGACGATTCCTCCAAAATCGCCTTGCTGCCAAATTCGGTGGACACTAGCCGATTTCTTCCTAAAAACGAGACATCGGCAAATCGTCTCTCACCGAAGGATGTCGAGGGGCACGCCTATGAAAAGAAACAGACGGACTATAAGCCGCTGCGCGTGCTTTATCCAAGAAGGCTGAGCTATGAGCGCGGTGTTGTAGCGATGATGCTCGTGACAGATAAGCTGCTGAACCGTTTTGCAAATGTGACCGTGGAGTTCGCGGGGGAGCTGCTGGAGCATACTCCCGTTGCCGCCGCTTTTCAGCTCTGGTTAGAGGCTCAGCCGCATAAGGAGCGCATCCTCGTGCGGACCTACAGCTTTGATAACGTGTTAGCTGCCTATCATGCGGCAGATATTGCCGTCATTCCTACGCTTTATTCCGAGGGAACCTCCCTCTCATGCTTGGAGGCGATGAGCTGCGGCGTACCCGTCGTCGCCACGGATATCGGCGGGCTCAATGACATCGTCATTGATGGTCTGAACGGACGCCTCGTCCCCCCTCGATGGGTACCGATTTATGAAGCGATATGCGACTTGCTTGGCGACGCCTCTCTTCGGAGCGAAATGGGGGCTTCCGCCCGTCAAACCGCGCTCGCCTTCGATGAAGCGAGATGGAGCAGCAGGTGGGAGCGCCTAATTGCGGCCCAGTTGGAGAAGCTGGGGCGGAATGCTGAGACATAG
- a CDS encoding glycosyltransferase, with amino-acid sequence MQGENVDAAFREGGADDAWGEKARAVESEKLPLSLCMIVRDEERFLESCLESVLPYVSEMIIVDTGSVDRTVEIARSYGARVLQATWHSDFSRARNKGLEAAVQPWILVLDADERLEPLQLEQWRMLLADEEHFGYYVRLISRIGCEGAEDELTDAVCRLFRNDERIRFAGAIHEETATAVAALERGGLLLAPVVVRHEGYRDEVIAARGKKQRNAAILQNALRRNPADPVLRYAMGTECCTYGDWEKAIGWLEPLAAELPPDCGYASDVLLKLSRSCLARGTAEAAAHWAERGVKAFGYADFPDLYEAWAAALLELDFAEEALKKLEIALELGTAASFYSSAAGAGSYRSMCGAGFCHERMYEWQAAADRYVAAIQARPDYAPAWERLLLLGAWDEGIRSKWLLASTSILQADKGETSKQEGRTGEGLKQQKLLNDLLGKLAYMGLERQPEVSAQLIEALAERDQRIFWQGLLLVQQGDKAGGSQLWQSLPAGKWREAYTAALDSSAGDDSARAGGGADSALVTQALHHVRDWQALCASGGAPADAPPLAWCSLLRMQAASPGRQPAASPPAEALLAPAAKLAAGAFAAAAGAWPAAAAHFTAARAAAAPPWLARAAASGAAAAYASRARLLCGRRADSHAARGVSPAPAPLQSETELMQRISSALFPLRLL; translated from the coding sequence ATGCAGGGTGAAAATGTGGATGCAGCGTTTCGTGAAGGCGGTGCCGATGATGCATGGGGGGAGAAAGCGAGGGCAGTAGAGTCGGAAAAGCTGCCCTTATCTTTGTGTATGATTGTGCGCGATGAGGAAAGGTTTTTGGAGAGCTGCCTGGAATCCGTCCTCCCCTATGTGAGTGAAATGATCATCGTCGATACGGGCTCGGTTGACCGGACGGTGGAAATCGCGCGATCATATGGCGCTCGGGTACTGCAAGCTACGTGGCACAGCGATTTTTCGCGGGCTCGCAACAAAGGGCTGGAGGCGGCCGTGCAGCCATGGATTTTAGTGCTTGACGCTGATGAGCGGCTGGAGCCGCTGCAGCTGGAACAGTGGCGGATGCTGCTTGCGGATGAGGAGCACTTCGGCTATTATGTCCGGCTTATTAGCCGGATAGGGTGCGAAGGAGCGGAAGATGAGCTGACGGATGCGGTATGCCGCTTGTTCCGCAACGATGAGCGGATTCGGTTTGCAGGCGCTATTCACGAGGAGACGGCGACAGCTGTCGCTGCGCTGGAGCGGGGCGGCTTGCTGCTTGCTCCGGTCGTCGTGCGTCATGAGGGCTATCGGGATGAGGTGATAGCCGCACGGGGCAAAAAACAACGGAACGCCGCTATTTTGCAAAACGCCTTGCGGCGTAATCCCGCAGATCCCGTCCTGCGCTATGCCATGGGCACGGAATGCTGTACCTATGGCGATTGGGAAAAAGCGATTGGCTGGCTCGAGCCGCTTGCCGCCGAGCTGCCGCCGGATTGCGGCTACGCGTCGGATGTGCTGCTTAAGCTGAGCCGCTCTTGCCTGGCAAGAGGGACAGCGGAAGCGGCGGCGCATTGGGCGGAAAGGGGAGTCAAAGCATTCGGCTACGCTGATTTCCCTGATTTATATGAAGCTTGGGCAGCAGCGCTGCTGGAATTGGATTTTGCTGAGGAAGCGTTAAAAAAGCTGGAGATAGCGCTTGAGCTTGGAACGGCAGCCAGCTTTTATTCGTCAGCCGCAGGAGCGGGGAGCTACCGTTCCATGTGCGGAGCAGGCTTTTGCCATGAGCGGATGTATGAGTGGCAAGCGGCTGCTGACCGCTACGTGGCCGCCATTCAGGCGCGGCCAGACTATGCTCCGGCTTGGGAACGGCTGCTGCTGCTAGGGGCGTGGGACGAAGGGATACGCAGCAAATGGCTGCTGGCAAGCACAAGTATTCTTCAGGCAGATAAAGGTGAAACGTCGAAGCAGGAAGGACGGACAGGAGAAGGGCTAAAACAGCAAAAGCTATTGAACGACCTGCTGGGCAAGCTTGCTTATATGGGCTTGGAACGGCAGCCGGAGGTGTCCGCTCAGCTGATTGAAGCGTTGGCGGAGCGCGACCAACGCATTTTTTGGCAAGGTCTGCTGCTTGTTCAGCAGGGCGACAAGGCTGGCGGCTCCCAGCTATGGCAAAGCCTGCCCGCCGGGAAATGGCGGGAGGCTTATACGGCGGCGCTGGACTCGTCAGCAGGCGATGACTCAGCTCGTGCGGGAGGCGGAGCCGACTCCGCACTGGTGACACAGGCGCTGCATCATGTGCGCGACTGGCAAGCGCTTTGCGCCAGCGGCGGCGCACCGGCGGATGCGCCGCCGCTGGCGTGGTGCAGCCTGCTGCGCATGCAGGCTGCAAGCCCAGGCCGCCAGCCGGCAGCTTCGCCGCCGGCCGAGGCCTTGCTCGCGCCCGCAGCAAAGCTGGCCGCGGGCGCCTTCGCAGCAGCGGCAGGCGCCTGGCCTGCTGCCGCTGCGCATTTTACGGCGGCGCGCGCTGCTGCCGCGCCGCCCTGGCTCGCGCGTGCGGCGGCCTCCGGCGCAGCCGCCGCCTACGCGTCCCGCGCCCGGCTGCTATGCGGCCGCCGGGCGGACAGCCACGCAGCACGCGGCGTCAGTCCCGCGCCCGCGCCGCTGCAAAGCGAAACCGAGCTGATGCAGCGCATCAGCTCGGCCCTATTCCCCTTGCGGCTGCTATAA